The nucleotide window tttgtcTTCATGtcttatttcaatttaaaaaataatttaatgaagtCTTGAGAAGAACATGAAAAATTGGTAACGAACTTCTAAATTGGCTAGCTTTTTTTTAAGGCAACTGATGTTCATAAGAATTCAAATAGTTCTCATTTTACGTCTTCTCACCAATTTCAATAACTTTCTATTTCCCATATGAATATTAGATTATCTACCCAAATTGCTTCCAGACATCATACTTGTTCAAAACCAACTGTTAAGAGGTTGgattaaataaagatataataaatataGCAGATTCAGAAATAAATATTGCACAATGAAAGTAAATTGGATGAAATACCATTTACCTCTCTAATCCATTACTTGCCAACTAAAGAAATAGCAAAACAACAATTAccttgattgcttgttcaataAAGTTTCTGCAGTTCGTCGTTTAGAAGACCCTCTCTCCAGAAAAGCAAATCAGTGATTTCTTCATTATACAATTCCAAAAAGGTGACCTTCACATTGTACACAACATTCTGGCTCTCAAGTGTGTCAAGAATCTACTTGACAACCCTAGGAATAACTCCAGCTCCTAGAGGCAACTTTCCATTAGGACCACTCTGTAGTACAATACTCAAATGAAGTCACTAACCTAACTCATTAATCTGCGTGTGGATAACATCAAAACACTAAAGCATACCTTGGCCTTTTTACATTTCCCTTCCATTGTGTAGATTTTTCCCGTACCAGTTTGACCATACGCGAATATAGTGTAATTAAATCCCTCTAGAACTTCATTAACTATTGGAGTAACAACTTGTTCATAAAGATCCATTTGCTGTGTAGAAGGACCAAAAACcttcacaaaataaaatgaacacatttcatatttgaaattgaaatcccCCAAAAACTAACTCAACATCCCACTATTTGTGTCCATTTTCATAAACTCAAGCTTGGAGATTATAACATATCGAACACGAGGAAGAGTGAGAAGAAGGACCTTATCAAAGGTGAAAACCCTGTTGATGTGCTTGCCGACGATGCTCTGTAACACGACCACTAAACGGACTGTGAAAAATTGATTTGTAAGGGAGGAAAATGGAGTTCCAGAACGTGAAAATTAACGAAGGAAAATAGAATTACCTGCAACGAAGGAGAACCTGAACATTGGTGCCCTTCTCTTTCGAATACATTTTTGGTTCATAGATCTAATTCTGAAATGGCTTCTGAGAAATGAAAATGGTTTCTTATTTGTCTCTCTCTTCATCCCTATCGATGAGAAAAAAGGGTGTAAGGTGCATGTTCTACGTCTCTCACCAGACATCCTCCAAGCTGTTGCGGTGGACGAGTTTGCGTGTGGGCAAGAGAGCGTCGCAACCCAGTTCTCATCTTTTCAATCCCTCACTCGCTGGAAACCTTAAGGTAAGAGAGTAGAGGGAAAGACATCTTGCGCGGGTCATTAAATATCCCTCTCTTATAAGATGGTTTTTAAAAAACggtcttaaaattaaaattttttaaggcGGTTTTTGTAAAATCGTCTTCGTTAAAAATCTCATATTTACAAAGTTGTCACCACCTTACATATTAAGACGGTTCTTGGGAACCATCGCCGAATGCGCGTCGTAAAAGATTGCTTTTTTAGTAATGGATATTGGTGCAAAGTATTCACTAACTTTGTTCATGATTAATCTCCTCTAAAAATTCTGGCTGATCATCATTAATGGGATCTTCCCCTAATAAAACTACATTTTATGTAGATTTATAGGACAATATCTTGTGACTTTAGCATCCAATTCATAGGAAATGTGTGAGAAATTAAACCAATATTGAAAAATTCATGAAGttaatgttttgtgtgttttagAGCGTCAATCTCTGAAAAACGCGATATCCAATCCAATTCCTCATCGCCGACCTCCACCACGCATTCCACTAGTTCAAGCACTCTCATCAATCTCCAAGTATTGGATATCCCACATTGATCAGTAATAAATGAttactaacttttttttacgATGAAACCCAAATTGTAAGATTAGTAAGAACCTGTAGTTAGAGGTGAGGGCGGCAAGAGCGGTGGTGCCAAAGCCTTCACAGCACGAGAGAAGGAGGTCTTGGAAGGAGGGGAAGGAGTGGGAGAGGAGGTTGAGGTCATGGTCAGTGAGGGACATGTGTTTGAGGTGGAGTTTGTTGAGGAATGAGTGGTAAGTTTGGGAGAGTGCGGTGGCCTAAGGGGTGAAGTGGACCCCCAGTTTAGGGGCATGAGGTCGAAGTCGGCGAAGCATGGCTTGCCATTAATGGTCACAGACCAAACGCGGGGGAATTGGGTGCTGGCGCGATGCGGGGACACGACGTAGCAGTTTTTGATGAAGAGCTCGGTGCGGGTGAGGGCCTCGGCATGGTACCAGGACTTGTAGACCAGTGAGGCGGCGTTGCGATCGTGCCGGGAGGTAAGGAAGTGGAGCACACTTTCCAAGACATTCTCTGGGGCTTGGTCCAATAGAGGGGAAAGGGTTCGACCATCGTCAATTTGGTTCATCTTTGGCTTCAGAGATAGAGAAAATGAGAGTGAGTGAGGAAGGAGGAGCAAGAGTCGCCTTTGCTTTGTAGTCTCTGTCTCTATCAACTCGTCTCGTCATCACTTCTCCTCACCAATTATCTAGGTCCTAGATAATTAATGCCTTCATCAATTAGAGTACTAGTTAGTTCCTTCACACTCAAGTGTACCAATTCggtaaagaaagagaagaaaaaaatacctACTAAGGGTGGTTGCCGGAAAAACAAGTGGTATGACAGAGAAACAAGTAGTacctaaaataaaactaattaggGTTTCTAAAAGGAAAGGCAAAAATAGATGTTTGTCATGGCTGTCGTGAACCGCCACGGCGCAATAATGCCAATGCACGAAACCATACCTGCAACAATGGTGACAATGTGTCGTTTGGGTTTCAAGCGACGATAATGAAATCGAGCCGTGACAGTGGCAACCAGTCGGGATGGTGGTGACTACGACGATGAGTCGTGACAGTGCGTGGCAATGATGGGTGACAGAGGTTAacgagggaaagaaagaaagagcaaAGGTGAGAGATATGAGAGAAACATGGTTAGCAAAGAAGAAAGGAGcagaaaaaagtaattaagtgAGAAACGAAATATTAAAGgcattcaaatttcaaagacggtttttagAGGACTATCTTTGAAAGCTATTattcaaagatgatttttagaggaccgtctttgaaagaaaccattctaagatggtttttacaAAACTGGCGTCgtataacttttattatttacaaaGTTGACACTGCctaacattctaagacagttttgcataaccatcttaaaatgtacgtcttaaaaaataatatttttagtagtgGTGGAGTCGAATCTCCTTATTAAAATTCAAAGACCATATGTGGGATaacatcaaaattatttatgcatagacttttgtttttcaaaatgtatatgttatttttaatttaatttaatatataacgaGTAATCCCaactcataattattttttaaacaattataataaaaaattattacattatttttcataatttatttatattcttgacatgcaaaaagagaaaaatgctATTTGTTAAGactcattttttaatataagattttttttataaaatcatatatatatatatatatatatatatatatatatatatatatattaaactaattttatatcgTTGTCATCTAATTATAAAACACTATATGCATGTatcacaaattttattaaattttataataattattttaaaataataataataataattttcaatcgattaataatataaaatttttacacCGAAAATACATATAGCCATTAAATTCTAGATATATACacactttttttaatcaatatttgttttaaaagtgGTCAATGTTCTAGTGTTACATGTGCTTCTTGCATATTCCTTTCGTACTAGAAGCGCTCATCCGTAAATTAAATTGCGGTTAGATTAATTTaagtcaaattaattaaatttcctACCACTTATTACAAACCAACAAAACAGACCtctttagataatttttttacattcacATAAAATTGTGGCAGAGCTCAAAAGAGAGGAATCATTccgaatgtgatttttttttttaattcggtCAACTGCGTTCTGCGGTCTGTATTATACTTCTAGAAATTTCGAACTGAGTGGGATACTTTTATCAAATGGGGAAAGAAGAAAGATTCTTGATGGCTTTGTCTCCTTCACTAGTTTTGAATACTAAGGTAAACGTAATTCATTTACGCTTCAATGCTTTACTGTAGTTATAGACAATCtacacatgcagtcctctttaCTCAACTAGTTGTTTATACCGGGTTTCGACCAAATGGTGGtaatttcatttgaaatttatcaaaagcactattttttgaattaatctTCAAGCGGGATAAGtggtaaattattttaaggctcttgaatattaaattataaaaaatgtatgattttgattttttttatagttaaatcttaaaaagtccaacaaatttagttttttttttaaaattatttatataaagtcCTAAAATTTTCACAACTTAAAAGtcgtgattaattttttaaaaattaatttttaatgactttaaagtcgttttaattataattttatattttattgtttaattcttttaaaattaaaaataattataaataatattattttatagcaTACGGCTTTAAAGTcgttcaataaggaattttataattaatatatttaatcaaatgatttttattttttattcttaaccattaattattaattttaattaatatttttaaaaaaataataattagataaaatgaataaataattatttttaaattattaatttatactgtttaaatttattttcgtttctaaatttaataaataataataatttaaaaaatcaaatatagaaaatattaaataaaataagagaaaaatgaacTTATACCAAACATTTATCATATATGACGACGTGATAAAACAAATACAGTAATAGAAAcacaataacataaaatataaaattataaaagaaagacAACAACATTCATTGTTTGtgccaatatattttttatattaattgaaaagcatattaaaaatatgtatggtaaaagaaaaaataggcaggagaaaaataaacttataccATAGAGTTATCGTGTATGACGAGATGACAAATTTAAAgtcttaaattataattattatttaaatgactttaaagttataaattataaaaatattaattataattattttaattttaaaatacttacacaatgcaatataaaattatattaaaacgaTTTTAAAGtggtaaattataaaaaacttagtttgattataattattatttgaacgactttaaagtcataagttattaaaaaaatattaattataactattttttaatttaaaaacaactaaacaataaaatataaaattataattaatcatgattttgaaatcatgaaaaatttacgactatataaataattaaaaaaaactaaagttgTTAGAATTTTACGACTTCATTATAAAAGAATCAAAGtggtgaaattttttattatttcatttagagATTTACCCAAAAAATACTCCCATTTGGTAAATTTCAAATGGAATTATCCCTTTTGTTTGAAATTCCTGTTTATACCTTTTACATTATCCAACTCTAATCTAGTGTTTCATTTGTGGACTTGgccaaaaaaaacatgtttcttGTCACTTGCTCACATATATTATGTGGAGGTGCTTTCTAATGATGGTACCAACTAACTaacagtttctcatcttttattGTTCATACACGGGCGGAGCTAGCTTATTTTTTCATGAAGGGCCACATTCACAAGCTATACCTCAAAGTATTTGACAAAGGCAACCACATACTTTGCACAAAAGTCgtcaacaacaaccaaatatgTCATGTCTACAGCGTaccttgttggatcgagtggtctcagaataattaagaaggggggttgaattaattattcctaaacctttactaattaaaaaattactcttttaaggtttttactaaattgttaagagaatgaggagtagaagaaaaacttaacaaaaagtaaaagcggaaattaaatgcacagcggaaagtaaaagagtggggaagaagaagacaaacacacaagagtttttatacgggttcggcaacaacccgtgcctacattcagtccccaagcgacctgcggtccttgagatttctttcaaccttgtaaaaatccttttacaagcaaagatccacaagggatgtaccctcccttgttctctttgaacctagtggatgtaccctccactagaactgatccacaagagatgtaccctctcttgttctcagtcaaacccaagtagatgtaccctctacttgtaccacaaaggatgtaccctccaatgtgttgagacaaagatctcatgctgttaaacctttgatactttgtgaatgggaatacaaaagaattctcagacggttagtcctttgaacacttttgtattagggaatgggaagaatcaaaagaattctcagactgtgtcgttttgaattctttgacaagggagaaggaagacacaaaagaattcaggcggttagtcctttgttcttttggaaaagggagaagagagacacaaaaagaatttaggcggttagtccttggcgaattctttttggcaaagggagaagagaatgaaaagatgaatagcacaagttttcaaggtttggaaaaccagaaaacttcagaaagcttttggtacaaagaagaagaagaagaagaagttcaaagagattcaaggcttgtaaaggattgtaagagattgattggaaaagtattcaagattgaatcaatgaattgattgaaaaatgcaaaacaaagtcttgcttttatagactcttcgtgTCTGGttaagaagaccatttagaagagttataacttttagaaaaacttaaaaccaatttgaaaaagtcaaaaaccttttgaagagttacatcttttgatttattcagaaacagtcactggtaatcgataaccaaattagtgtaattgattacacaaagcttttgtgtgaaaggaagtgactcttcacatttgaatttgaatttcaacgttcaaaggcactggtaatcgattaccaaaacattgtaattgattacagctttttgaaaataattggaacgttgtaaattcaatttgaaaacttttttaaaacaattttgctactggtaatcgattacaacaatatggtaatcgattaccaaagagtaaaaactctttggtaaaaggttttgtcaaaaattcatgtgctattcaaagttttgagaaaaaaacttttcatacttatcttgattgagccttctcttgattcttgaatcttgagtcttgaatcttgctcttgattcttgagatcttgaaccttgaatcttgattcttgattcttgactctagactttcttcttgagtcttgaattcttcttgattcttatcttgaactcttgaattgttcttgattgatcttggattctcttgagttgttctttgattgatctttgagcattttgtcatcacctttgtcatcatcttttgttatcatcattgttatcatcaaaacacctttgaatcacctttgattcaccatgaagctttgcttctacataccTTCCCAACAAAAAATGTTTACTTAGCATTAACACAACATAAAAAGGCCAGAAAAAGCTAGACACAGGTATAGCCACCAGGAAATTTAACAGGAATTGAGTTTGGTGACAAATACAATACCCAAAGGAAGATTTAAGAAGATTTTAACAAATCCAAGGGCTGAATTCTTTAGCCatatccaatatatatataactcttggACAAATTCTTTTACCACTTTCCCTGCTCGTAAATTCTTAACCACTTCCTTTCCCTAGCTAAGGCTTTAGGATCAAACTAAATGAGGCTGAATCCCTGAGCAGTCAATTATTAATGGATATATGATTAATGATTTTAAGAGCTCCTTAAACACTGAGTAGATACTACACTCACTTGCATTAATTGAGGttgtgaaagaaaagttgaTTCCAATCATAAGCTCTGGCATAGAAGCATTAAAAGATAAACCTCAATACATGCAAGTTAACTGTATCAATAGTAAAAgggcattaaaaaatattatgtatcaAGGATTGCATGCTCAGAAGGGGCTATCACGTATTGTGTTATGATATAGGACGTGGTTATGCCTTTTTTTCTATGGAAGGATATGGTAGAAATGTATGATAGAAATTATGGGAGTAGGAAGATGAtgagttttcagaaaattgaCACCTTAACTTGAATTGTGCTTATTagcttcttttctttcattactTGGCTTGCTACAACTTATGCCTTTATATAGGTTACATAGGTGATTTCTACACACTTCTATATTACTTAGTCCTAaagtcttctagactcatctatcATCTACCATCCATCTCTATAATGTTCTAGGTGCTTctataagatatttttctacATCCATCAAGAAGTTTATACACACTACAACATCTCCATAGGTGTAGAACTCTCTAGATAATTGACCACCAATTATACATCTACACTTTTCTAGATTAATCTTCAACACTCCCTCTTAATCTAGAAAAGTCTTAAACTCCAAGCATGTCTTTGAATTTGATGAACTTCTCTGTTGTAATTGGCTTGGTGAAGATGTCTGCTAATTGTTCTTCAGTCTTGCAGAACTCCATTTTGATTTCTTCACGTTCCACGAGCTCTTTGATGAAGTGGTATCTAATCTCAACGTGCTTTGTACGACTGTGGAATACTGGATTCTTAGTCATTGCAATAGCTGACATATTATCACAATGAATAACTGTTGGAGTCTTGAAGTCTTGTTGTACGTCTTGCAGAATTTTTCTGAGCCATATCGCTTCACACGCAGTGCTTGTTGCAGCCATGTATTCTGCTTCTGCTGATGATAGAGCAACTATTGTTTGCTTCTTTGATGCCCATGATATTGCTTTGTTTCCTAGAAGAAACACATATCCACTTGTGTTTTTTCTATCATCTGTGCTTCCTGCCCAGTCGCTATCTGTATAACCTGTCAAGTTAAAGTCTCTATCTGCCTCGTACAAAATGCCAAAATCCTTTGTGCCTTTGACATATCTTAGGATTCTCTTGGCTGCTGCAAAGTGTGCTTTGCTTGGGTTACTCATGAATCTAGACACGATGCTAACTGCATGTATGATGTCTGGCCTTGAGTTGGTTAAGTAGATTAGCGAACCGACTAGGCTTCTATAAACTGTTGCATCAACTTTGTTTTGCCCATCATCTTTTGAAAGCTTTTTGTTCATCGCCATAGGTGTGGCAAGTGGTTTGCAATCTTGCATGTTGAAATTCTTTAGTAAGTCATCCGCATATTTTTCTTGTGAGATATTAAATCATCTACGTATAGGCACAAAATCAAGAAATGATTACCTTGCATCTTCACATATAGTGATGGCTCACTTGGACTTTTGGGGAATCTATGCTCGATGAGGTATTTGTCTATTTTGTTGTTCCATGCTCGGGGAGCTTGTTTGagaccataaagagcctttttcCAGCGATATACTTTGTCTTCTTCTCCTTGAACTTTGTATCCTTGTGGTTGCTCCACGTAGACTTCTTCTTCAATCTCTCTATTCAAGAAAGCTGATTTTACATCTAGCTGGTAGACTTGTAGCTTCAACTGTGCAGTTAAGGCTAGTACAATTCTGATTGTTTCCATGCGCACAACAGGAGCAAATGTCTCATTGAAATCAACTCCTGACAGTTGTGAATAGCCTTTAGCGGCAAGTCATGCTTTGTGTTTTTGGATTGTTCCATCctcattatatttaattttgtaaacccATTTTAGGCCAATGATCTCCTTGTCTTCTGGTTTTTGCATGAGCTCCCAtgtatgatttttctctatctttttaTTTCCTCGTCCATGGCTTTTCTCTAAACTTCTTCTTTCGATACTTCCTCAAACTTTTGAggttcacaggaaaaaaatcCAACATTTGCGTACTTTGGATTCAGTTTGTGTGGCCTTCCTGATCTTCGAAGTTGTTGTTGTGGGacttcttctacttcttcttgCTGGTGCTATTGGTCATGCTGTGTTGGTGATGGTGGTAGTGTGCACGGGCTTGGATTGGTTACTTCTTGCGTCTCATTGACTTCAGTACTCCATTGCTAGCTTGCTCCTTCGTCAAAGATGACATCTCTTGAAATGATCAGCTGCTTTGAATCTAGTTTGAATAATCGGTAACCTTTAGATTGGTCACTATAGCCGACAAAGATGcacttttctcctttttcattGAGCTTTTCTCGGTTTTCCTTTGGAATGTGCGAATAAGCAACACATCCAAAAACTTTAAAATGATTAACTGTTGGTTTTCTGTTGAACCATGCTTCATATGGCGTCATATTTAAGACTGCTTTAGTTGGAGAACGGTTGAGGATGTATACTGCTGTGCTAATAGCTTCTGCCCATAGATTCTTTGGCAAGTTCTTATGCTGTAGCATCGATCGAGCCATTTCCACAAtggttttgtttttcctttcaacgacaccattctgttgtggagTGTGACGAACAGTCAACTCCTTCTTGATGCCATGATCATTGCaaaaattgatgaatatgtgccCATTGAATTCTCCCCCACGATCTGTTCTCAAGATTTTGAGGGAATGCCCACTTTGCTTTTCCACTAGGGCCTTGAACTCCTTGAAGCAAGAGAATGCATCGGATTTTTGTTGGATGAAGTACACCCACATCATTCGAGTGTAGTCATCAATGAAGAGGAGAAAATATCTTCTTCCACCAAAGCTGGGGGTACTTGATGGTCCCCAGATATCAACATGCACCAATTGAAGTGGAGCTTTAGCTCCCCAAGATATTTTTGGAAATGGTAACCTGTGCATCTTGCCATAAATGCAGCCTTCACAAACTTTAAGGTTAGATGAAATAAAAGGAAGCCCAAgcaccatattttttttgttttaataatttgagGCCATTAAAGTTTAGATGACCATACCTCAAGTGCCACGGTATGAACTCATCCATATTCTCACATTTCAATGCATTGTTTTGCCCAAATGGCATAAATAGAGGAAATACTTTATTAGGAGCCATTTTGATAGAAATAATTTGGCCCTTTCTTTTATCAATGATATTACATTTATCATCATCAAAGAtgactttataatttttatgaataagttgACCAACACTTAGAAGATTTTGAGTAAGACCTGGCACATAAAAAACATCATGGATATATTTTTGGCTACCATTTTGAGTTTTAACAGCAATGATACCTTTTCCTTTAACTGTTTGAACATTTCCATCACCAAGTGTAACTTTGGATTTTATTGTCTCATCTAGTTGCACAAAgcaacttttgttttttgtcatgtGGTTTGAACAACCACTATCAACATACCATACATCCCTTGATTCTTGAGAAGATAAAGCGGAGTACAAAGTATGATCAAGGGattctttattttctagaaaatttgcttcttctttttgtcGGTAAAAACAATCTTTTTCGTAGTGTATGTGCCTTTTGCACTTTTTGCATTTGTACCGACAATCATTTGTatcatgattatttttcttacatAATTTGCAATAAGAGCTTGAAGCATTATTACTCCATTTCTTTTTGCTCCTTTTACCATGATTAGTAAATGCTCCTCCTCTTTTTTGAGGAAATTTACCgtgattatttttcttatctccatcatttttagagatattaattttagattggAATGCTTGCTCTAGTGGCTGCTCAaatcttttcattttatcttcATGAGCTTCTAAAGAGCCCATTAATTCTACTAGAGTGAGTTTAGAtaaatcttttgattcttctatgGCAGTCACAATATGATCATATTTTACGGAAagacttcttaatatttttagtattattttcttGTCTTCAATCGTGTCCCCGTAACTTCTAATTTGATTGAAGATATTAGAGACATGAGAGAAGAAAGATTGTATAGATTCATCTTCCCGCATTATTAATGTATCAAAATCCTTCCACAAAGATTGAAGTTTAATAGAAATTACCTTGTCTGTgcctttaaattcatttttcagaGTCTCATACGCCTCCTTTGCATTTTTTGCTTGCATGATTCTTGGAAAGATCTCTCTACTAACTCCTTGTTGGATGAATAGAAGAGCCTTAGCATCATGTTGCTTGTTTTGCTTGTACTCCTTTTGTTTTGCTGCTGTCCATGTAGCCAATTCTTCTTGGCTTTCTGGGACTGGATAGCCATTCTCAATAACATCCCACAAGTCTTGTGAGATGAATAGAGTTTGCATTTGGATGCTCCAATAATCATATGCTTCACCATTAAATATGGGAACTAAGGTTTGGTTATAGTTGAAGGTTGGTGGGCTAGGTGATGTAGCAAAGGCCATAGGATCAACATTGCTCTGATGCCACTGTTAGGATATGGGACGTGATTATGCATTTTTTCTATGGAAGGATATGGTAGAAATGTATGATAGAAATGATGGGAGTAGGAAGAGGAtgagttttcagaaaattgaCACCTTAGCTTGAATTGTGCTTATTAgcttcttttcttccattactTGGCTTGCTACAACTTATGCCTTTATATAGGTTACATAGGTGATTTCTACACACTTCTATACTACTTAGTTCTAGAGTCTTCTAGACTCATTTATCATCTACCATCCATCTCTATAATGTTCTAGGTGCTTctataagatatttttctacATCCATCAAGAAGTTTCTACACACTACAACATCTCCATAGGTGTAGAACTCTCTAGATAATGGACCACCAATTATACATCTACACTTTTCTAGATTAATCTTCAACACTATGATCACTTGAGTTGCTTTAAAGTTCTCTGCATGGGTTATTGctatcaataataatattatcataaaaaaaaagtcacaccATAAGCTCCACACACCTATCTTCAATATCCACAAACACAAATAGTTCATAAAATAGATGTGATGTGGTTTTGCTGCATTTCATGGTATCTGTATtatagataatatatattaatatcctTCAGAATCACATTTGTACAGGTCATTTCACCATTCTTTCAATGAGCAGCAACCACCGATATGTTAATGTGTGTCTTACTAAACAATAGAGAACTTAAGATTAAACAATATGAAACATAAGCACAAAAATATTGCAATTGTTACAGCGTGGATGAATACATAAATTGAACTTTGTTGTTCAAGAAATCATACTTGTTGCAATGTTGAATGATACAAGTCAGATTGCTCTTGTTCCCTGTAGCATCAAGTCTTGTAGCGTGTAGGTGAGTGTGTCCCTTTGAGAGTATGGCCAGTTCACAGTTTTTTTGGTGCATTAATCTTGTTCACAAATTAGTTTACGTGCTATATTACTGTCTCTTTCAAAATATGAGATTAATTTATCTACTTATATGTGGATTCTTCAATTTTGTGTAGTTAACTCATCTAAATAATTTTGTGTGTAATAAGTTCTCGTTACTAAGtagacattttttttcctacaatACGACACAATCCTACATTGCACcacaagattttatttttatcttatcatgACAAGGTTGTTGATAATTTAGTCTcaaattctctatttttttcatgGCAAATGT belongs to Glycine soja cultivar W05 chromosome 5, ASM419377v2, whole genome shotgun sequence and includes:
- the LOC114411119 gene encoding kinesin-like protein KIP2 encodes the protein MNQIDDGRTLSPLLDQAPENVLESVLHFLTSRHDRNAASLVYKSWYHAEALTRTELFIKNCYVVSPHRASTQFPRVWSVTINGKPCFADFDLMPLNWGSTSPLRPPHSPKLTTHSSTNSTSNTCPSLTMTSTSSPTPSPPSKTSFSRAVKALAPPLLPPSPLTTVRLVVVLQSIVGKHINRVFTFDKVFGPSTQQMDLYEQVVTPIVNEVLEGFNYTIFAYGQTGTGKIYTMEGKCKKAKSGPNGKLPLGAGVIPRVVK